One Odontesthes bonariensis isolate fOdoBon6 chromosome 17, fOdoBon6.hap1, whole genome shotgun sequence genomic window carries:
- the LOC142366319 gene encoding disheveled-associated activator of morphogenesis 1-like produces the protein MASTEKQPRGRGLAALFPCCFREPDQPEITYRQEATPTAVALEPTPPLPPLQELDAMFRELVDELELTEQHRAAMFALPVEKKWQLYCSKNREAEDEKGATSWPEFYIDQLRTMAARRTLQVLEDEEDQGRQKVVEDLKTALRTQPMRFVSRFIELDGLSCILNFVRTMDDETAESQVHTSLIGCIKALMNSSQGRAHVLGHCEGINVISQSLATENIKAKVAVLEILGAVCLVPGGHKKVLEAMLHFQKFASERTRFQNLLTNLDRSTGCYRDEVSLKTAIMSFINAVLSQGAGETSLEFRIHLRYEFLMLGIQPIIDKLRFHENATLDRHLDFFEMLRNEDELQMSKRFNVNHINTKSANQMFELIKKSLSHTAAYPHLLSALQHCLMMQHKKSPTVLQYWVLLDRIVQQLVLQTDKGENPDIAPLEDFNVKNIVRMLVKEDEVKQWKEQAAEMRKEQKQLQQRLEKKERECQAKNKEKEDMMETLNKMKDRLARETNEHKQAKGRVEELLARLQQLSSASSVPGGPPLPSGSVVPPVPLSSTSTPHPAPPPPPPPPGGPSVFGIAPPPPPPPPGAPLETGQRRKNIPLPSHPLKSFNWSKLPENKLEGTIWEEIDDLKVFRVLDLEEFQSTFSAYQRPTKDAEEDHLSVQRVKELSVIDGRRAQNCNILLSRLKLTNEEICQAILTMDEQEDLPKDMLEQLLKFVPEKSDIELLEEHKHELDRMAKADRFLYDMSRINHYQQRLRTLHFKKKFADRVADVKPKIEALTLASQELVRSGALRQLLEVILAFGNFMNKGQRGNAFGFRVSSLNKMADTKSSTDRNVTLLHYMITVLERKFSAVLSFSEELQSVPEASKVNMTELEKDISSLSSGLKSIEAELQYQQAQSSQSSQSAQSAQYSQPVVDRFVPVVSQFIAVASFSFSDVEESLREAKELFAEALRHFGESSSNLQPDEFFGIFSTFLTAFSAAKQNNEDIARWREGEERRALLEAQMKKDREQRGTAARGNKEDEGGEFDDLVSALRSGEVFDKDLSKMNRRRQRRHNSFSNSRERPATKLDQNQDS, from the exons ATGGCCTCTACAGAGAAGCAGCCTCGGGGGCGGGGCCTGGCGGCGCTGTTTCCATGCTGCTTCAGAGAACCTGACCAGCCAGAGATCACCTACCGGCAGGAGGCCACGCCCACTGCGGTGGCCCTGGAGCCCACGCCGCCCCTGCCCCCCCTCCAGGAGCTGGACGCCATGTTCAGGGAGCTGGTG GATGAGCTGGAGCTGACGGAGCAGCACCGAGCAGCCATGTTCGCTCTGCCGGTGGAGAAGAAGTGGCAGCTCTACTGCAGCAAGAACAGG GAGGCAGAGGATGAGAAAGGAGCCACGAGCTGGCCGGAGTTCTACATCGACCAGCTGAGGACCATGGCTGCG AGGAGGACTCTGCAGGTGCTGGAGGATGAGGAAGACCAGGGCCGGCAAAAGGTGGTAGAAGATCTGAAAACAGCTCTGCGGACTCAGCCGATGAG GTTCGTCTCACGGTTCATTGAGCTCGATGGCCTCTCGTGCATCCTGAACTTCGTGAGGACGATGGATGATGAGACGGCCGAGTCTCAGGTCCACACGTCTCTGATCGGCTGCATCAAAGCTCTGATGAACAGCTCTCAGGGCAGAGCGCACGTCCTGGGGCACTGCGAGGGCATCAACGTGATTTCACAGAGTCTGGCCACCGAAAACATTAAAGCCAAG GTGGCCGTTTTGGAGATCCTTGGTGCAGTTTGTCTGGTGCCAGGCGGCCATAAAAAGGTCCTGGAGGCCATGCTGCACTTCCAGAAGTTTGCCTCTGAAAGAACTCGCTTCCAG aACCTGCTGACCAACCTGGACAGATCCACAGGCTGCTACAGAGATGAAGTCAGTCTTAAGACCGCCATCATGTCCTTCATCAATGCTGTGCTCAGCCAGGGAGCAGGAGAG ACCAGTCTGGAGTTCAGGATTCATTTACGTTACGAGTTTCTGATGTTGGGCATTCAGCCAATTATTGACAAGCTGCGCTTCCATGAGAACGCCACCCTGGACAG GCATCTGGACTTCTTTGAGATGTTGAGGAATGAAGATGAGCTTCAAATGTCCAAACGCTTTAATGTT AATCACATCAACACTAAAAGTGCAAATCAGATGTTTGAGCTGATCAAGAAGAGCCTGAGCCACACTGCAGCTTACCCTCACCTGCTGTCAGCTCTGCAGCACTGCCTCATGATGCAGC ATAAAAAGAGCCCCACAGTTCTTCAGTACTGGGTTCTGTTGGACAGGATAgttcagcagctggttctgcagacaGACAAAGGTGAAAACCCGGACATTGCCCCACTGGAGGACTTCAATGTTAAAAACATTGTGCGCAT GCTGGTCAAAGAAGATGAAGTCAAACAATGGAAAGAACAAGCTGCTGAAATGAGaaaag AGCaaaagcagctgcagcagcgctTGGAGAAGAAAGAGCGGGAGTGCCAGGCCAAGAACAAGGAAAAGGAGGACATGATGGAGACACTGAATAAGATGAAAGACCGATTGGCGCGAGAGACCAACGAGCACAAGCAAGCCAAAGGACGAGTGGAGGAGCTGTTGGCACGGCTACAGCAGCTCAGCTCA GCCTCCAGTGTTCCAGGAGGACCCCCACTGCCCTCTGGTAGTGTAGTTCCCCCAGTTCCTCTCTCATCCACCTCCACTCCTCATCCTGCTCCtccccccccacctcctcctccaggaGGCCCATCGGTCTTTGGCATTGCTCCCcccccaccacctcctcctccaggaGCTCCACTAGAAACAGGACAAAGGAGGAAGAACATTCCTCTGCCGTCTCACCCACTGAAGTCCTTCAACTGGAGCAAACTGCCTGAG aaCAAACTAGAAGGAACCATCTGGGAAGAGATCGATGATCTGAAAGTGTTCAGAGTTCTGGATCTGGAGGAGTTCCAGTCGACCTTCTCAGCTTACCAGAGACCAACA AAAGATGCTGAGGAAGACCACCTGTCTGTTCAGAGAGTGAAGGAGCTGTCAGTGATCGACGGACGCAGAGCGCAGAACTGCAATATCCTCCTGTCACG ACTGAAGCTGACCAATGAGGAGATCTGCCAGGCCATCTTGACCATGGATGAACAGGAGGACCTGCCCAAAGACATGCTGGAGCAG CTTCTAAAGTTCGTTCCTGAGAAAAGTGACATCGAGCTGTTGGAAGAACACAAGCACGAGTTGGACCGCATGGCTAAAGCCGACCGTTTCTTGTATGACATGAGCAG GATCAACCACTACCAGCagagactgcggaccctccacttTAAGAAGAAGTTTGCAGACAGAGTTGCTGACGTCAAACCAAAGATCGAAG CTCTGACCCTGGCGTCCCAGGAGCTGGTTCGGAGCGGGGCGCTGCGCCAGCTCCTGGAGGTGATCTTGGCCTTCGGGAACTTCATGAACAAAGGACAGAGAGGGAACGCTTTTGGGTTCCGAGTGTCCAGCCTCAACAAGATGGCCGACACCAAGTCCAGCACCGACAG GAACGTCACTCTGCTGCACTACATGATTACTGTGCTGGAGAGGAAGTTCTCTGCGGTGCTGTCATTCAGCGAGGAGCTGCAGAGCGTTCCAGAGGCCTCTAAAGTCAA TATGACCGAGCTGGAGAAGGACATCAGCAGCCTCAGCTCAGGTCTGAAGAGCATCGAGGCG GAGCTACAGTACCAGCAGGCCCAGTCCTCCCAGTCCTCCCAGTCCGCCCAGTCCGCCCAGTACTCCCAGCCTGTGGTCGATAGGTTCGTCCCTGTTGTCAGTCAGTTCATCGCTGTGGCATCCTTCAGCTTCTCTGATGTGGAGGAGTCGCTTCGGGAGGCCAAAGAGCTG TTTGCAGAGGCACTGCGACACTTTGGAGAAAGTTCATCCAACCTGCAGCCGGATGAGTTCTTTGGCATCTTCAGCACGTTCCTCACGGCGTTCTCAGCAGCCAAACAGAACAACGAGGACATCGCCCGGTGGCGAGAGGGGGAGGAGAGACGGGCGCTCCTGGAGGCTCAG ATGAAGAAGGACAGAGAGCAGAGGGGGACGGCGGCCAGAGGAAACAAAGAAGATGAGGGTGGGGAGTTTGATGACCTGGTGTCCGCCCTGCGCTCTGGGGAAGTCTTTGACAAGGATCTGTCCAAAATGAACCGCCGGAGGCAACGGAGACACAACTCCTTCAGCAACAGTCGAGAAAGGCCGGCAACCAAActtgaccagaaccaggacagcTGA